One genomic window of Arachis stenosperma cultivar V10309 chromosome 10, arast.V10309.gnm1.PFL2, whole genome shotgun sequence includes the following:
- the LOC130955120 gene encoding uncharacterized protein LOC130955120 isoform X5 yields MITGPVRSIFFSRCKKRWFVYYSVDGGFCRVQSKRMKKPIVALLMVIFFSAFNCFNAEEAFDVRKHLSTVSRYGAVKEIANGNFIPSKVPEGCVPTHLNLVARHGTRSPTKKRIRELDNLSLRLEDLIKDARRRNLHLERVPSWLDGWKSPWQGRLKGGELISKGEEELYDLGLKIREKFPSLFDEEYHPNIYTIRATQVPRASASAVAFGMGLFSGNGSLGPGKHRAFSVISESRASDIMLRFHDCCHNYKHFREKQEPAVNKLKEPVLNEITSALIGRYGLNFTRQDISSLWFLCKQEASLLDITNQACSLFGPSEIMLLEWTDDLEAYILKGYGNSLNYRMGLPLLEDVVQSMEQAIQAEEDCNGGSDFSLVHVSWLYINRLQMWSGSVQFLHPWLAMALIWFLLLLKISPLTHSTVIVLDHALFPYIYLL; encoded by the exons ATGATAACAGGTCCGGTTcgttccatttttttttcacgttGCAAGAAAAGGTGGTTTGTTTATTATTCAGTGGATGGTGGGTTCTGCAGAGTGCAATCAAAGAGAATGAAGAAGCCTATCGTAGCTTTGTTAATGGTAATATTCTTTTCTGCGTTCAACTGCTTCAACGCCGAAGAAGCGTTCGATGTTCGCAAGCATCTCTCCACTGTTTCCAG GTATGGTGCTGTGAAAGAAATTGCAAACGGTAATTTTATACCTTCTAAAGTTCCTGAAGGATGTGTTCCAACTCACTTAAATCTCGTG GCAAGGCATGGAACTCGTTCTCCTACAAAGAAAAGGATAAGAGAGTTAGATAATTTGTCATTACGTTTGGAAGATCTTATAAAGGATGCCAGAAGGCGAAATTTGCATTTGGAAAGAGTTCCTTCTTGGCTAGATGGATGGAAATCTCCTTGGCAAGGAAGGCTCAAGGGTGGTGAGTTGATTAGCAAAGGAGAGGAAGAATTATATGATCTTGGACTCAAAATTAGAGAAAAGTTTCCAAGTTTGTTTGATGAAGAGTACCATCCAAACATATATACAATAAGGGCAACTCAG GTTCCTCGAGCCTCGGCCAGTGCGGTAGCATTTGGGATGGGGCTTTTTAGTGGAAATGGTAGCCTTGGACCTGGGAAACATCGAGCATTTTCTGTTATAAGTGAAAGCCGTGCTAGCGACATCATGTTGAGATTTCATGATTGTTGTCATAACTACAAG CATTTCAGGGAGAAGCAGGAACCCGCTGTTAATAAACTTAAAGAACCTGTATTGAATGAAATCACATCTGCATTAATTGGGCGCTATGGACTGAATTTTACGAGGCAGGATATATCATCTCTTTGGTTTTTGTGTAAACAG GAAGCATCCTTATTAGACATTACCAATCAAGCATGTAGTCTTTTTGGCCCTTCTGAG ATTATGTTGCTGGAGTGGACAGATGACTTGGAGGCTTATATTCTTAAGGGTTATGGTAACTCGCTCAACTATAGAATGGGATTGCCATTACTTGAAGATGTTGTGCAGTCTATGGAACAAGCTATTCAAGCTGAAGAAG ATTGCAATGGTGGCTCAGATTTCTCTCTCGTGCATGTGTCTTGGCTTTACATAAATCGCCTTCAAATGTGGTCAGGGAGTGTTCAATTTTTGCACCCCTGGCTAGCTATGGCCTTGATTTGGTTTCTCCTTTTGCTCAAAATAAGTCCTCTTACCCATTCCACTGTAATTGTTCTTGATCATGCATTGTTTCCATATATATACCTTCTCTAG
- the LOC130955120 gene encoding uncharacterized protein LOC130955120 isoform X3, with translation MKKPIVALLMVIFFSAFNCFNAEEAFDVRKHLSTVSRYGAVKEIANGNFIPSKVPEGCVPTHLNLVARHGTRSPTKKRIRELDNLSLRLEDLIKDARRRNLHLERVPSWLDGWKSPWQGRLKGGELISKGEEELYDLGLKIREKFPSLFDEEYHPNIYTIRATQVPRASASAVAFGMGLFSGNGSLGPGKHRAFSVISESRASDIMLRFHDCCHNYKHFREKQEPAVNKLKEPVLNEITSALIGRYGLNFTRQDISSLWFLCKQEASLLDITNQACSLFGPSEIMLLEWTDDLEAYILKGYGNSLNYRMGLPLLEDVVQSMEQAIQAEEERRPPGSFEKARLRFAHAETIIPFSCLLGLFLDGSEFKKIQKEQPLQLPPKPPQKRTWRGSTLAPFAGNNMLILYSCPAQDKSKSKHFVQVLHNEHPIPMPGCDGSDFCSFEVFKEKIVAPHQKHDYDTVCNPKQEPSSGSMYQMFQWLFSLSKGDKQPRDEF, from the exons ATGAAGAAGCCTATCGTAGCTTTGTTAATGGTAATATTCTTTTCTGCGTTCAACTGCTTCAACGCCGAAGAAGCGTTCGATGTTCGCAAGCATCTCTCCACTGTTTCCAG GTATGGTGCTGTGAAAGAAATTGCAAACGGTAATTTTATACCTTCTAAAGTTCCTGAAGGATGTGTTCCAACTCACTTAAATCTCGTG GCAAGGCATGGAACTCGTTCTCCTACAAAGAAAAGGATAAGAGAGTTAGATAATTTGTCATTACGTTTGGAAGATCTTATAAAGGATGCCAGAAGGCGAAATTTGCATTTGGAAAGAGTTCCTTCTTGGCTAGATGGATGGAAATCTCCTTGGCAAGGAAGGCTCAAGGGTGGTGAGTTGATTAGCAAAGGAGAGGAAGAATTATATGATCTTGGACTCAAAATTAGAGAAAAGTTTCCAAGTTTGTTTGATGAAGAGTACCATCCAAACATATATACAATAAGGGCAACTCAG GTTCCTCGAGCCTCGGCCAGTGCGGTAGCATTTGGGATGGGGCTTTTTAGTGGAAATGGTAGCCTTGGACCTGGGAAACATCGAGCATTTTCTGTTATAAGTGAAAGCCGTGCTAGCGACATCATGTTGAGATTTCATGATTGTTGTCATAACTACAAG CATTTCAGGGAGAAGCAGGAACCCGCTGTTAATAAACTTAAAGAACCTGTATTGAATGAAATCACATCTGCATTAATTGGGCGCTATGGACTGAATTTTACGAGGCAGGATATATCATCTCTTTGGTTTTTGTGTAAACAG GAAGCATCCTTATTAGACATTACCAATCAAGCATGTAGTCTTTTTGGCCCTTCTGAG ATTATGTTGCTGGAGTGGACAGATGACTTGGAGGCTTATATTCTTAAGGGTTATGGTAACTCGCTCAACTATAGAATGGGATTGCCATTACTTGAAGATGTTGTGCAGTCTATGGAACAAGCTATTCAAGCTGAAGAAG AAAGACGCCCTCCCGGAAGCTTTGAAAAGGCAAGACTTCGGTTTGCACATGCGGAAACTATAATTCCATTTTCGTGTCTGCTTGGTTTATTTCTTGATGGATCCG AGTTTAAAAAAATTCAGAAGGAGCAACCTTTGCAGCTCCCTCCAAAGCCTCCACAGAAAAGAACCTGGAGGGGTAGCACTCTAGCCCCATTTGCAGGCAATAACATGCTGATATTGTATAGTTGTCCGGCTCAAGACAAATCTAAAAGCAAGCACTTTGTGCAAGTGCTGCACAATGAACACCCCATTCCAATGCCT GGTTGTGATGGTTCTGATTTCTGTTCATTTGAGGTCTTCAAG GAAAAAATAGTTGCACCTCATCAGAAGCATGACTATGATACAGTCTGTAATCCGAAGCAGGAGCCGTCCTCTGGCAGTATGTATCAAATGTTTCAGTGGCTTTTCTCGCTCAGCAAAGGTGATAAACAGCCCAGAGATGAATTTTAG
- the LOC130955120 gene encoding uncharacterized protein LOC130955120 isoform X2, translating into MITGPVRSIFFSRCKKRWFVYYSVDGGFCRVQSKRMKKPIVALLMVIFFSAFNCFNAEEAFDVRKHLSTVSRYGAVKEIANGNFIPSKVPEGCVPTHLNLVARHGTRSPTKKRIRELDNLSLRLEDLIKDARRRNLHLERVPSWLDGWKSPWQGRLKGGELISKGEEELYDLGLKIREKFPSLFDEEYHPNIYTIRATQVPRASASAVAFGMGLFSGNGSLGPGKHRAFSVISESRASDIMLRFHDCCHNYKHFREKQEPAVNKLKEPVLNEITSALIGRYGLNFTRQDISSLWFLCKQEASLLDITNQACSLFGPSEIMLLEWTDDLEAYILKGYGNSLNYRMGLPLLEDVVQSMEQAIQAEEERRPPGSFEKARLRFAHAETIIPFSCLLGLFLDGSEFKKIQKEQPLQLPPKPPQKRTWRGSTLAPFAGNNMLILYSCPAQDKSKSKHFVQVLHNEHPIPMPGCDGSDFCSFEVFKEKIVAPHQKHDYDTVCNPKQEPSSGSMYQMFQWLFSLSKDLSIDPV; encoded by the exons ATGATAACAGGTCCGGTTcgttccatttttttttcacgttGCAAGAAAAGGTGGTTTGTTTATTATTCAGTGGATGGTGGGTTCTGCAGAGTGCAATCAAAGAGAATGAAGAAGCCTATCGTAGCTTTGTTAATGGTAATATTCTTTTCTGCGTTCAACTGCTTCAACGCCGAAGAAGCGTTCGATGTTCGCAAGCATCTCTCCACTGTTTCCAG GTATGGTGCTGTGAAAGAAATTGCAAACGGTAATTTTATACCTTCTAAAGTTCCTGAAGGATGTGTTCCAACTCACTTAAATCTCGTG GCAAGGCATGGAACTCGTTCTCCTACAAAGAAAAGGATAAGAGAGTTAGATAATTTGTCATTACGTTTGGAAGATCTTATAAAGGATGCCAGAAGGCGAAATTTGCATTTGGAAAGAGTTCCTTCTTGGCTAGATGGATGGAAATCTCCTTGGCAAGGAAGGCTCAAGGGTGGTGAGTTGATTAGCAAAGGAGAGGAAGAATTATATGATCTTGGACTCAAAATTAGAGAAAAGTTTCCAAGTTTGTTTGATGAAGAGTACCATCCAAACATATATACAATAAGGGCAACTCAG GTTCCTCGAGCCTCGGCCAGTGCGGTAGCATTTGGGATGGGGCTTTTTAGTGGAAATGGTAGCCTTGGACCTGGGAAACATCGAGCATTTTCTGTTATAAGTGAAAGCCGTGCTAGCGACATCATGTTGAGATTTCATGATTGTTGTCATAACTACAAG CATTTCAGGGAGAAGCAGGAACCCGCTGTTAATAAACTTAAAGAACCTGTATTGAATGAAATCACATCTGCATTAATTGGGCGCTATGGACTGAATTTTACGAGGCAGGATATATCATCTCTTTGGTTTTTGTGTAAACAG GAAGCATCCTTATTAGACATTACCAATCAAGCATGTAGTCTTTTTGGCCCTTCTGAG ATTATGTTGCTGGAGTGGACAGATGACTTGGAGGCTTATATTCTTAAGGGTTATGGTAACTCGCTCAACTATAGAATGGGATTGCCATTACTTGAAGATGTTGTGCAGTCTATGGAACAAGCTATTCAAGCTGAAGAAG AAAGACGCCCTCCCGGAAGCTTTGAAAAGGCAAGACTTCGGTTTGCACATGCGGAAACTATAATTCCATTTTCGTGTCTGCTTGGTTTATTTCTTGATGGATCCG AGTTTAAAAAAATTCAGAAGGAGCAACCTTTGCAGCTCCCTCCAAAGCCTCCACAGAAAAGAACCTGGAGGGGTAGCACTCTAGCCCCATTTGCAGGCAATAACATGCTGATATTGTATAGTTGTCCGGCTCAAGACAAATCTAAAAGCAAGCACTTTGTGCAAGTGCTGCACAATGAACACCCCATTCCAATGCCT GGTTGTGATGGTTCTGATTTCTGTTCATTTGAGGTCTTCAAG GAAAAAATAGTTGCACCTCATCAGAAGCATGACTATGATACAGTCTGTAATCCGAAGCAGGAGCCGTCCTCTGGCAGTATGTATCAAATGTTTCAGTGGCTTTTCTCGCTCAGCAAAG ACTTGAGCATCGATCCGGTCTAA
- the LOC130957640 gene encoding uncharacterized protein LOC130957640: protein MEGTANLVVYRNGEIIRNTPEGVRFVCQNPFSFVVPCTMTLMELQNGLCQSMENGTLMRVSRILYQNPVVVFGGLIQFDTMPITDEGSMQNMFQIYRQTQMRQPQIKLYVEFESVETEGIQNVLDIEDDRAAVYEGMNSDSEEDFEATYEAGDEDEDGDVGVETATENIVLHPSSSQPMEVPPFMRELDLDAMHAPEFSEYANIGVADPEDGEFRIGMEYSSRKSVVAAIRRYTIVRGVDYDVYESEPQTFYAKCKMYGRGCDWLIRASLIRKKDCWEIRRYNGRHTCTMGAISQDHSKLDSDTVADSIMPLVETDPSIKVKSIIAKVQSRFNYTISYRKAWLAKQKSIAKAFGGWEDSYQALPWWLSVMVQKIPGSVVQIETRPLYNGNEEAQGVKILHRVFWSFNPCVRAFRHCKPLVQVDGTHLYGKYKGTLLVAVAQDGNQNIVPIAFALVEGETADAWHFFLRNLRMHVV, encoded by the exons ATGGAGGGTACTGCAAACTTGGTGGTGTATCGCAACGGTGAAATAATACGCAATACTCCTGAGGGCGTGAGGTTTGTCTGTCAGAATCCATTTTCGTTTGTGGTTCCATGCACCATGACGTTAATGGAGCTTCAGAACGGTCTTTGTCAAAGCATGGAGAACGGTACGTTAATGAGAGTGAGCAGAATTTTGTACCAGAATCCAGTTGTAGTTTTTGGTGGTTTAATACAGTTTGACACCATGCCCATCACTGACGAAGGGAGTATGCAGAATATGTTTCAAATTTACCGGCAAACTCAGATGCGACAGCCACAGATTAAACTATATGTTGAGTTTGAAAGCGTAGAGACGGAAGGGATTCAAAATGTTTTAGATATAGAGGATGATAGAGCTGCAGTGTACGAGGGAATGAATAGTGACAGCGAAGAGGACTTCGAAGCCACTTACGAAGCCGGCGATGAAGACGAGGATGGTGATGTGGGAGTTGAGACAGCAACGGAGAATATAGTGCTTCATCCCTCGAGCAGTCAACCGATGGAGGTGCCACCATTCATGCGTGAGTTGGATCTCGACGCCATGCATGCACCGGAATTTTCGGAATATGCAAACATAG GCGTTGCCGATCCTGAGGACGGAGAGTTCCGGATTGGAATGGAATACAGTTCCAGGAAGTCGGTGGTTGCTGCAATTAGAAGATACACTATCGTTAGAGGAGTTGACTACGATGTGTATGAGTCTGAGCCACAGACCTTCTATGCAAAATGCAAGATGTATGGGCGTGGGTGCGATTGGCTTATCCGAGCCAGCTTGATACGGAAAAAAGATTGTTGGGAGATACGCAGATACAATGGAAGGCACACGTGCACAATGGGAGCGATTTCACAGGATCATTCCAAGCTGGACTCGGATACCGTTGCTGATAGTATAATGCCGTTAGTCGAGACTGACCCGTCAATCAAGGTGAAATCTATAATAGCGAAAGTCCAGTCAAGGTTCAACTATACCATCAGTTACCGAAAGGCTTGGTTGGCAAAGCAGAAGTCCATAGCGAAGGCTTTTGGTGGTTGGGAGGATTCGTACCAAGCTTTGCCATGGTGGCTCTCGGTCATGGTTCAGAAGATACCTGGGTCAGTTGTGCAAATAGAAACACGCCCACTGTACAACGGGAATGAGGAGGCACAAGGTGTAAAAATACTTCATCGCGTATTTTGGAGCTTCAATCCATGCGTTAGGGCATTTAGGCATTGCAAGCCTCTAGTTCAGGTGGACGGCACACACTTATACGGAAAATACAAAGGAACACTCCTGGTCGCTGTTGCACAAGATGGGAACCAGAACATTGTGCCTATAGCTTTTGCGCTGGTGGAAGGGGAGACAGCTGATGCGTGGCACTTCTTTCTCAGAAATCTGCGAATGCATGTTGTCTGA
- the LOC130955120 gene encoding uncharacterized protein LOC130955120 isoform X1 → MITGPVRSIFFSRCKKRWFVYYSVDGGFCRVQSKRMKKPIVALLMVIFFSAFNCFNAEEAFDVRKHLSTVSRYGAVKEIANGNFIPSKVPEGCVPTHLNLVARHGTRSPTKKRIRELDNLSLRLEDLIKDARRRNLHLERVPSWLDGWKSPWQGRLKGGELISKGEEELYDLGLKIREKFPSLFDEEYHPNIYTIRATQVPRASASAVAFGMGLFSGNGSLGPGKHRAFSVISESRASDIMLRFHDCCHNYKHFREKQEPAVNKLKEPVLNEITSALIGRYGLNFTRQDISSLWFLCKQEASLLDITNQACSLFGPSEIMLLEWTDDLEAYILKGYGNSLNYRMGLPLLEDVVQSMEQAIQAEEERRPPGSFEKARLRFAHAETIIPFSCLLGLFLDGSEFKKIQKEQPLQLPPKPPQKRTWRGSTLAPFAGNNMLILYSCPAQDKSKSKHFVQVLHNEHPIPMPGCDGSDFCSFEVFKEKIVAPHQKHDYDTVCNPKQEPSSGSMYQMFQWLFSLSKGDKQPRDEF, encoded by the exons ATGATAACAGGTCCGGTTcgttccatttttttttcacgttGCAAGAAAAGGTGGTTTGTTTATTATTCAGTGGATGGTGGGTTCTGCAGAGTGCAATCAAAGAGAATGAAGAAGCCTATCGTAGCTTTGTTAATGGTAATATTCTTTTCTGCGTTCAACTGCTTCAACGCCGAAGAAGCGTTCGATGTTCGCAAGCATCTCTCCACTGTTTCCAG GTATGGTGCTGTGAAAGAAATTGCAAACGGTAATTTTATACCTTCTAAAGTTCCTGAAGGATGTGTTCCAACTCACTTAAATCTCGTG GCAAGGCATGGAACTCGTTCTCCTACAAAGAAAAGGATAAGAGAGTTAGATAATTTGTCATTACGTTTGGAAGATCTTATAAAGGATGCCAGAAGGCGAAATTTGCATTTGGAAAGAGTTCCTTCTTGGCTAGATGGATGGAAATCTCCTTGGCAAGGAAGGCTCAAGGGTGGTGAGTTGATTAGCAAAGGAGAGGAAGAATTATATGATCTTGGACTCAAAATTAGAGAAAAGTTTCCAAGTTTGTTTGATGAAGAGTACCATCCAAACATATATACAATAAGGGCAACTCAG GTTCCTCGAGCCTCGGCCAGTGCGGTAGCATTTGGGATGGGGCTTTTTAGTGGAAATGGTAGCCTTGGACCTGGGAAACATCGAGCATTTTCTGTTATAAGTGAAAGCCGTGCTAGCGACATCATGTTGAGATTTCATGATTGTTGTCATAACTACAAG CATTTCAGGGAGAAGCAGGAACCCGCTGTTAATAAACTTAAAGAACCTGTATTGAATGAAATCACATCTGCATTAATTGGGCGCTATGGACTGAATTTTACGAGGCAGGATATATCATCTCTTTGGTTTTTGTGTAAACAG GAAGCATCCTTATTAGACATTACCAATCAAGCATGTAGTCTTTTTGGCCCTTCTGAG ATTATGTTGCTGGAGTGGACAGATGACTTGGAGGCTTATATTCTTAAGGGTTATGGTAACTCGCTCAACTATAGAATGGGATTGCCATTACTTGAAGATGTTGTGCAGTCTATGGAACAAGCTATTCAAGCTGAAGAAG AAAGACGCCCTCCCGGAAGCTTTGAAAAGGCAAGACTTCGGTTTGCACATGCGGAAACTATAATTCCATTTTCGTGTCTGCTTGGTTTATTTCTTGATGGATCCG AGTTTAAAAAAATTCAGAAGGAGCAACCTTTGCAGCTCCCTCCAAAGCCTCCACAGAAAAGAACCTGGAGGGGTAGCACTCTAGCCCCATTTGCAGGCAATAACATGCTGATATTGTATAGTTGTCCGGCTCAAGACAAATCTAAAAGCAAGCACTTTGTGCAAGTGCTGCACAATGAACACCCCATTCCAATGCCT GGTTGTGATGGTTCTGATTTCTGTTCATTTGAGGTCTTCAAG GAAAAAATAGTTGCACCTCATCAGAAGCATGACTATGATACAGTCTGTAATCCGAAGCAGGAGCCGTCCTCTGGCAGTATGTATCAAATGTTTCAGTGGCTTTTCTCGCTCAGCAAAGGTGATAAACAGCCCAGAGATGAATTTTAG
- the LOC130955120 gene encoding uncharacterized protein LOC130955120 isoform X4: MITGPVRSIFFSRCKKRWFVYYSVDGGFCRVQSKRMKKPIVALLMVIFFSAFNCFNAEEAFDVRKHLSTVSRYGAVKEIANGNFIPSKVPEGCVPTHLNLVARHGTRSPTKKRIRELDNLSLRLEDLIKDARRRNLHLERVPSWLDGWKSPWQGRLKGGELISKGEEELYDLGLKIREKFPSLFDEEYHPNIYTIRATQVPRASASAVAFGMGLFSGNGSLGPGKHRAFSVISESRASDIMLRFHDCCHNYKHFREKQEPAVNKLKEPVLNEITSALIGRYGLNFTRQDISSLWFLCKQEASLLDITNQACSLFGPSEIMLLEWTDDLEAYILKGYGNSLNYRMGLPLLEDVVQSMEQAIQAEEERRPPGSFEKARLRFAHAETIIPFSCLLGLFLDGSEFKKIQKEQPLQLPPKPPQKRTWRGSTLAPFAGNNMLILYSCPAQDKSKSKHFVQVLHNEHPIPMPGCDGSDFCSFEVFKVLAQSHCPM; the protein is encoded by the exons ATGATAACAGGTCCGGTTcgttccatttttttttcacgttGCAAGAAAAGGTGGTTTGTTTATTATTCAGTGGATGGTGGGTTCTGCAGAGTGCAATCAAAGAGAATGAAGAAGCCTATCGTAGCTTTGTTAATGGTAATATTCTTTTCTGCGTTCAACTGCTTCAACGCCGAAGAAGCGTTCGATGTTCGCAAGCATCTCTCCACTGTTTCCAG GTATGGTGCTGTGAAAGAAATTGCAAACGGTAATTTTATACCTTCTAAAGTTCCTGAAGGATGTGTTCCAACTCACTTAAATCTCGTG GCAAGGCATGGAACTCGTTCTCCTACAAAGAAAAGGATAAGAGAGTTAGATAATTTGTCATTACGTTTGGAAGATCTTATAAAGGATGCCAGAAGGCGAAATTTGCATTTGGAAAGAGTTCCTTCTTGGCTAGATGGATGGAAATCTCCTTGGCAAGGAAGGCTCAAGGGTGGTGAGTTGATTAGCAAAGGAGAGGAAGAATTATATGATCTTGGACTCAAAATTAGAGAAAAGTTTCCAAGTTTGTTTGATGAAGAGTACCATCCAAACATATATACAATAAGGGCAACTCAG GTTCCTCGAGCCTCGGCCAGTGCGGTAGCATTTGGGATGGGGCTTTTTAGTGGAAATGGTAGCCTTGGACCTGGGAAACATCGAGCATTTTCTGTTATAAGTGAAAGCCGTGCTAGCGACATCATGTTGAGATTTCATGATTGTTGTCATAACTACAAG CATTTCAGGGAGAAGCAGGAACCCGCTGTTAATAAACTTAAAGAACCTGTATTGAATGAAATCACATCTGCATTAATTGGGCGCTATGGACTGAATTTTACGAGGCAGGATATATCATCTCTTTGGTTTTTGTGTAAACAG GAAGCATCCTTATTAGACATTACCAATCAAGCATGTAGTCTTTTTGGCCCTTCTGAG ATTATGTTGCTGGAGTGGACAGATGACTTGGAGGCTTATATTCTTAAGGGTTATGGTAACTCGCTCAACTATAGAATGGGATTGCCATTACTTGAAGATGTTGTGCAGTCTATGGAACAAGCTATTCAAGCTGAAGAAG AAAGACGCCCTCCCGGAAGCTTTGAAAAGGCAAGACTTCGGTTTGCACATGCGGAAACTATAATTCCATTTTCGTGTCTGCTTGGTTTATTTCTTGATGGATCCG AGTTTAAAAAAATTCAGAAGGAGCAACCTTTGCAGCTCCCTCCAAAGCCTCCACAGAAAAGAACCTGGAGGGGTAGCACTCTAGCCCCATTTGCAGGCAATAACATGCTGATATTGTATAGTTGTCCGGCTCAAGACAAATCTAAAAGCAAGCACTTTGTGCAAGTGCTGCACAATGAACACCCCATTCCAATGCCT GGTTGTGATGGTTCTGATTTCTGTTCATTTGAGGTCTTCAAGGTATTAGCACAATCCCACTGTCCAATGT GA